In one window of Brassica rapa cultivar Chiifu-401-42 chromosome A07, CAAS_Brap_v3.01, whole genome shotgun sequence DNA:
- the LOC103832032 gene encoding defensin-like protein 3: MAKFASIITLLFAALVVFAAFEAPTMVEAKLCERSSGTWSGVCGNNNACKNQCIRLEGAQHGSCNYVFPAHKCICYFPC, translated from the exons ATGGCTAAGTTTGCTTCCATCATCACCCTTCTCTTCGCTGCTCTTGTTGTTTTTGCTGCTTTTG AAGCACCAACAATGGTGGAAGCTAAGTTGTGCGAGAGGTCAAGTGGGACATGGTCAGGAGTCTGTGGAAACAATAACGCCTGCAAGAATCAGTGCATTCGACTTGAAGGAGCACAACATGGATCATGCAACTATGTGTTCCCTGCTCACAAGTGTATCTGTTATTTCCCATGTTAA
- the LOC103832035 gene encoding rac-like GTP-binding protein ARAC5 → MSASRFIKCVTVGDGAVGKTCMLISYTSNTFPTDYVPTVFDNFSANVVVDGNTVNLGLWDTAGQEDYNRLRPLSYRGADVFILAFSLISKASYENIAKKWIPELRHYAPGVPIILVGTKLDLRDDKQFFIDHPGAVPITTNQGEELRKLIGSPVYIECSSKTQQNVKAVFDAAIKMVLQPPNQKKKKLNKSLCVLL, encoded by the exons ATGAGCGCTTCGAGGTTCATAAAGTGTGTCACAGTCGGCGATGGTGCCGTCGGAAAAACATGTATGCTGATCTCTTACACTAGCAACACTTTTCCTACG GACTATGTACCAACTGTTTTCGACAACTTCAGTGCTAATGTGGTTGTAGATGGGAACACTGTGAATCTTGGCTTGTGGGATACAGCTG GTCAAGAAGACTATAACAGATTAAGACCATTGAGTTACCGTGGTGCAGATGTCTTCATTCTTGCTTTCTCGCTTATTAGCAAAGCTAGCTACGAGAACATAGCCAAAAAG TGGATTCCTGAGCTCAGGCATTATGCACCTGGAGTTCCTATTATCCTCGTTGGAACAAAACTCG ATCTTCGAGATGACAAGCAGTTCTTCATAGACCATCCTGGCGCAGTGCCGATTACTACAAACCAG GGAGAAGAACTAAGGAAACTGATAGGTTCTCCGGTTTACATTGAATGTAGTTCAAAGACGCAGCAG AACGTTAAAGCAGTCTTTGACGCAGCTATAAAAATGGTGCTTCAGCCACCGaatcaaaagaagaagaaactgaaCAAGAGTCTTTGTGTTTTACTGTga
- the LOC103832036 gene encoding vacuolar protein sorting-associated protein 35B, with the protein MRRLAGVEDEEKWLAEGIAGIQHNAFFMHRALDANNLREVLKYSALMLSELRTSKLSPQKYYDLYMRAFDELRQLEVFFKDESRHGLPVVDLYELVQHAGNILPRMYLLCTVGSVYIKSKQAPSKDVLKDLVEMCRGVQHPIRGLFLRSYLAQVSRDKLPEIGSEYEGDANTVMDAVEFVLQNFTEMNKLWVRIQHQGPGTVREKQEKERNELRDLVGKNLHVLGQIEGVDLEMYKETVLPRVLEQVVNCKDELAQYYLMECIIQVFPDEYHLQTLETLLAACTQLMPTVDTKIVLTQLMDRLSNYAASSPDVLHEFLQVEAFAKLSNAIGKVIDTQIEMPIVGAMTLFVSLLTFTLRVHPDRLDYVDQILGACVVKLSSVPKLEDARAMKQVVALLSAPLEKYNDIVTALTLSNYPRVMDHLDDGTNKVMAMLIIQSIMKNNSCISTADKVEVLFELIKGLIKDLDGTDTEELDEEDFQEEQNSVARLIHMLDNEEPEEMLKIICVVRKHLMTGGTRRLPFTVPPLVFSALRLVRQLDSQGGDITGEEVSATPRKIFQILNQTIEVLSSVPCPELALRLYLQCAEAASDCDLEPAAYEFFTQAFILYEEEIADSKAQVTAIHLIIGTLQRINVFGVENRDTLTHKATGYSARLLKKPDQCRAVYACSHLFWVDDIDGIKDGERALLCLRRALRIANAAQQMSNATRGSSGPVTLFVEILNKYIYFYEKGNPHITPSDIQSLIELINTEMQSDDNGNRRTHSDPFFTSTLRYIRFQKQKGGLIGDKYDLIKL; encoded by the exons ATGAGGAGGCTCGCCGGAGTAGAAGACGAGGAGAAGTGGCTGGCCGAAGGAATCGCCGGAATCCAGCACAACGCTTTCTTCATGCATCGCGCCTTG GACGCGAACAATCTCAGAGAAGTCCTCAAGTACTCGGCTCTGATGCTCTCGGAGCTCCGCACCTCGAAGCTATCTCCTCAGAAATACTACGATCTAT ATATGCGAGCCTTCGATGAATTGAGGCAGCTGGAGGTTTTCTTCAAGGACGAGAGCAGGCATGGCTTACCTGTGGTTGATTTGTATGAGCTTGTTCAACACGCCGGCAACATCTTGCCTCGGAT GTATCTGCTATGTACAGTAGGGTCTGTTTATATCAAAAGCAAGCAAGCTCCTTCTAAAGATGTTCTTAAGGATCTAGTGGAGATGTGTCGAGGTGTTCAACATCCTATTCGTGGACTCTTCTTGAGGAGTTATCTTGCACAAGTGAGTAGGGATAAGTTACCTGAGATTGGCTCAGAATACGAAGG AGATGCAAATACTGTGATGGATGCTGTTGAGTTTGTGTTGCAAAATTTCACCGAGATGAATAAGCTCTGGGTTCGAATTCAGCATCAG GGACCTGGAACAGTTCGAGAAAAGCAGGAGAAAGAGAGGAACGAACTCCGTGATCTG GTTGGAAAAAATCTGCACGTTCTAGGACAGATCGAAGGTGTTGACCTTGAGATGTACAAAGAGACTGTTCTTCCTAGAGTCTTAGAACAG GTTGTCAATTGTAAAGATGAGCTGGCTCAGTATTATCTGATGGAGTGCATAATCCAAGTTTTTCCTGATGAGTATCATTTGCAGACTCTTGAGACATTATTGGCTGCTTGTACCCAACTGATG CCAACAGTCGACACCAAGATAGTGTTAACTCAATTGATGGACCGGTTGTCAAATTATGCTGCCTCAAGTCCAGAT GTGTTACACGAGTTTTTGCAAGTGGAAGCTTTTGCTAAATTGAGCAATGCAATTGGAAAG GTGATAGATACACAGATTGAGATGCCTATTGTTGGAGCCATGACGCTGTTTGTCTCTCTTCTGACTTTTACACTCCGAGTTCACCCAGATCGGCTTGACTATGTGGATCAAATATTG GGTGCATGTGTAGTTAAGCTTTCCAGTGTGCCCAAGCTGGAGGACGCCCGTGCAATGAAACAAGTGGTTGCACTTCTGAGTGCTCCTTTAGAAAAATACAATGACATAGTTACAGCTCTTACACTGTCAAATTACCCACGTGTCATGGATCATCTTGATGATGGAACGAATAAAGTAATGGCGATGCTTATTATTCAAAGTATAATGAAAAACAATTCGTGTATTTCAACTGCTGATAAG GTTGAGGTGCTGTTTGAATTGATTAAAGGACTTATTAAGGATTTGGATGGAACCGATACAGAGGAG CTTGATGAGGAGGATTTCCAGGAGGAACAAAATTCAGTTGCCCGACTGATACATATGCTTGATAATGAAGAACCAGAGGAGATGCTAAAG ATTATATGTGTTGTGAGAAAGCATCTTATGACAGGAGGAACTCGACGCCTTCCTTTTACCGTTCCCCCACTTGTTTTTTCTGCACTCAGG TTGGTCAGGCAGCTAGATTCCCAGGGTGGAGATATAACTGGAGAAGAGGTGTCAGCCACCCCGAggaagatttttcagattctcaaCCAG ACAATCGAGGTTCTTTCCTCAGTTCCATGTCCTGAACTGGCTCTAAGGCTCTACCTCCAGTGTGCTGAG GCCGCAAGTGATTGTGATCTTGAGCCTGCTGCTTATGAGTTTTTCACCCAAGCATTCATACTATACGAGGAAGAGATCGCG GACTCCAAGGCACAAGTCACTGCAATTCATCTGATTATTGGAACCTTGCAAAGGATCAATGTCTTTGGTGTTGAAAATAGAGACACCTTGACACATAAAGCAACCGGG TACTCAGCAAGGCTTTTAAAGAAGCCTGATCAATGTCGAGCGGTTTATGCATGCTCTCACCTCTTCTGGGTCGATGATATAGATGGCATCAAAGACGGAGAAAG AGCTCTTCTCTGTTTAAGACGTGCACTGAGGATAGCAAACGCAGCTCAACAAATGTCTAATGCAACCCGAGGTAGCAGCGGACCAGTCACGCTGTTTGTCGAAATCTTGAACAA gtACATATACTTCTATGAGAAAGGGAATCCACATATCACTCCATCTGATATACAGAGTCTGATAGAGCTGATCAACACCGAGATGCAAAGCGACGACAACGGTAACAGAAGAACACACTCAGATCCCTTCTTTACAAGTACACTGCGTTACATTAGGTTCCAGAAACAGAAAGGTGGGTTGATTGGTGACAAGTATGACCTCATCAAGTTGTGA
- the LOC103832037 gene encoding uncharacterized protein LOC103832037, protein MMPSILIARNQASGQNLVDSTKIARIVNDSKTALPKDKKERRKHKEKREKKSHKHSSKKSSKSPGVSEKSGVTEELDGPQNHLGYLSDGSQNSNKRKRDCSPPAVESVVKAVSVAGKPLRIRLTFKKPKVESPPLPREDVVSCSISGAESLNQAPQASAVCSTVCEPELIVPSTSETKKICEPEVNVPSTSEAAVAGEANKRKKHKPTKEDRYNALFDDWTPISTIAMEVDSSSKDDDDWLFGSRTKERRNCKAANKIDEDVRTSSDSSWPKAQFLSQVGIYSLPYTVPF, encoded by the exons ATGATGCCATCGATCCTGATTGCAAGGAACCAGGCGAGCGGTCAGAACTTGGTCGATTCGACTAAG ATCGCAAGAATCGTAAATGATTCCAAAACGGCTCTCCCCAAGGATAAGAAGGAGAGGAGAAAACACAAAGAAAAGCGTGAGAAAAAATCTCACAAACATTCTTCGAAAAAGTCTAGTAAGTCCCCAGGCGTGTCTGAGAAGAGTGGTGTGACCGAGGAGCTTGATGGACCTCAAAACCACCTCGGTTATCTATCTGACGGAAGCCAGAATAGTAACAAGAGGAAAAGAGACTGCTCTCCTCCGGCTGTTGAAAGTGTCGTCAAAG CTGTGTCTGTAGCAGGGAAACCTCTAAGGATTCGTTTGACTTTCAAAAAACCCAAGGTTGAAAGTCCTCCTCTTCCCCGTGAGGATGTTGTTTCCTGTTCCATTTCCGGTGCTGAGTCTCTCAATCAGGCACCACAAGCTTCTGCCGTATGCTCTACTGTATGTGAGCCTGAATTGATTGTTCCCTCAACATCCGAGACAAAGAAGATATGTGAGCCTGAAGTGAATGTCCCCTCAACATCAGAAGCTGCAGTAGCTGGTGAAGCTAATAAGAGAAAGAAACACAAGCCGACCAAAGAAGACCGATACAATGCATTGTTTGATGATTGGACTCCAATTTCCACCATTGCCATGGAGGTTGATTCTTCCTCTAAGGACGATGACGACTGGCTATTTGGGAGCAGGAcgaaagagagaagaaactgCAAAGCAGCAAACAAGATTGATGAAGACGTGCGCACATCTAGTGATTCGTCTTGGCCTAAAGCTCAGTTTCTGTCTCAAGTCGGGATCTATTCTTTACCGTACACCGTCCCGTTCTAG